In one window of Nocardia brasiliensis DNA:
- a CDS encoding NlpC/P60 family protein: MRNNGRAAYRRPLGIALGLLVSVAVVLAGPAVAVPPAPPNPSDGEIADAGAQVDASISEVGALINQVASVDQQLQQLDDEVARKREAVNKALVDLQDAREAADAAAAVVLDTQRQLADAGTQVDQARRNFDQFAAQAYTRPVADSMVVYLAAATPGAALDQAQLLSLVSKNQQQVLDRLRRAQIDQGNKNSSARQAKSEADAAAAVAEQKKIDAEHAVAAAKAELDQQTVRRDDLLRQRQDAQGRLDFARQHVAGLQGQRDAYLAWDQQRKAEEAAVRAAAAAAAARAAADKNAQGRAGQLNAEQRPHTQLGDTPPPKRSTPRPSFPSITGSAAVETVVDRALSQLGVIYAWGGGDANGPTLGIRDGGVADSFGDYEKVGFDCSGLMIYAFAGIGVSLPHYSGYQYNAGTRVPVAERARGDMLFWGANASQHVALYLGDGQMVEAPQSGEVVRVSPVREGGIMPYAVRIVS, encoded by the coding sequence ATGCGCAACAACGGCAGGGCGGCCTATCGGCGGCCGCTGGGGATCGCTCTGGGGTTGCTGGTTTCGGTCGCCGTGGTGCTGGCCGGACCCGCCGTCGCCGTGCCGCCCGCCCCGCCCAATCCGAGCGACGGCGAAATCGCCGATGCCGGAGCGCAAGTCGACGCGAGCATCAGCGAGGTCGGCGCGCTGATCAACCAGGTCGCCTCGGTCGACCAGCAGTTGCAGCAGCTCGACGACGAGGTCGCGCGCAAACGGGAGGCCGTCAACAAGGCGCTGGTCGACCTGCAGGACGCGCGCGAGGCCGCGGACGCGGCCGCCGCCGTCGTGCTCGACACGCAGCGCCAATTGGCCGATGCCGGAACACAGGTCGACCAGGCCAGGCGCAACTTCGACCAGTTCGCGGCCCAGGCCTACACCCGACCGGTCGCCGACTCGATGGTGGTCTACCTGGCCGCCGCCACGCCCGGCGCCGCGCTCGATCAAGCCCAGCTCCTATCGCTGGTCTCGAAGAACCAGCAGCAGGTGCTCGATCGACTACGTCGGGCCCAGATCGATCAGGGCAACAAGAACTCCAGTGCGCGCCAAGCGAAATCGGAGGCCGACGCCGCGGCCGCGGTCGCCGAGCAGAAGAAGATCGATGCCGAGCACGCGGTCGCCGCCGCCAAGGCCGAACTGGATCAGCAGACCGTGCGCCGCGACGACCTGCTCCGCCAGCGCCAAGACGCGCAGGGGCGCTTGGATTTCGCGCGACAGCACGTAGCCGGGTTACAAGGACAGCGCGACGCGTATCTGGCTTGGGATCAACAACGTAAGGCCGAGGAGGCCGCCGTGCGTGCCGCGGCCGCCGCCGCGGCGGCCAGGGCCGCCGCCGACAAGAACGCGCAGGGCCGCGCCGGTCAGCTCAACGCCGAGCAGCGCCCGCACACTCAGCTGGGGGACACACCACCGCCGAAGCGCTCGACGCCGCGCCCGTCGTTTCCGTCCATCACCGGCTCGGCCGCGGTGGAGACGGTGGTCGACCGCGCGCTGTCGCAGCTGGGCGTCATCTACGCGTGGGGCGGCGGCGACGCGAACGGCCCGACGCTCGGCATCCGCGACGGCGGGGTCGCCGACAGCTTCGGCGACTACGAGAAGGTCGGCTTCGATTGTTCGGGCCTGATGATCTATGCCTTTGCCGGGATCGGGGTTTCGCTGCCGCACTACAGCGGGTATCAGTACAACGCCGGTACCCGAGTGCCGGTGGCCGAACGAGCCCGCGGCGACATGCTCTTCTGGGGTGCGAACGCCAGCCAGCACGTCGCGTTGTACCTGGGCGACGGACAGATGGTCGAGGCGCCGCAATCGGGCGAGGTGGTGCGGGTTTCGCCGGTGCGCGAGGGCGGCATCATGCCCTACGCGGTGCGGATCGTCAGCTGA
- a CDS encoding DUF6676 family protein, protein MTVSHTSVFSPMAAELPPNVTEDTVTTINADLADNHVATVDPGKDQSGLAAVAAEARANGIPLSIVVVPGNPGRDSNLRDLATEVAKTQHGTVVVLSDDFAGTYSDSISRVRLEWAEDKAKFKGSAHTTEAAQAFVDQLTKPEPISWTAISSVLLAGTAVVVVGLYVVKSRRRAEDETPEAAASVADDQSVSR, encoded by the coding sequence ATGACCGTCTCGCACACCTCGGTTTTTTCGCCCATGGCCGCCGAACTGCCGCCTAACGTCACCGAGGACACCGTCACCACCATCAACGCCGACCTGGCCGACAATCACGTCGCGACCGTGGATCCGGGCAAGGATCAGTCGGGGTTGGCGGCGGTCGCCGCCGAGGCGAGAGCGAACGGCATTCCGCTGAGCATCGTGGTGGTTCCGGGTAATCCCGGCCGCGACTCGAACCTGCGCGACCTGGCCACCGAGGTCGCCAAGACCCAGCACGGCACCGTCGTGGTGCTCAGCGACGACTTCGCGGGTACCTACAGCGACTCGATCAGCCGCGTCCGGCTGGAGTGGGCCGAGGACAAGGCCAAGTTCAAGGGCAGCGCCCACACCACCGAGGCGGCACAGGCTTTCGTCGATCAGCTGACGAAGCCGGAGCCCATCTCCTGGACCGCGATTTCCAGTGTGTTGCTGGCCGGTACCGCCGTGGTGGTCGTCGGTCTCTACGTCGTGAAGTCCCGTCGGCGTGCCGAGGACGAAACGCCGGAGGCCGCGGCGAGCGTGGCCGACGACCAATCCGTATCTCGCTGA
- a CDS encoding aconitate hydratase — MSGADVTTSIDTFGAKGTLEVGSNSYEIFRLSAVPGTEKLPYALKVLAENLLRTEDGANITADHIRAIANWDPNAQPDTEIQFTPARVIMQDFTGVPCIVDLATMREAVTALGGDPSKVNPLSPADMVIDHSVILDVFGRADALERNVDLEYQRNGERYQFLRWGQGAFDDFKVVPPGVGIVHQVNIEYLAPTVMVRNGQAYPDTCVGTDSHTTMVNGLGVLGWGVGGIEAEAAMLGQPVSMLIPRVVGFKLTGEIQPGVTATDVVLTVTDMLRKHGVVGKFVEFYGKGVAEVPLANRATLGNMSPEFGSTAAIFPIDEETINYLRLTGRTDDQLALVEAYAKEQGLWHDADNEPAYSEYLELDLSTVVPSIAGPKRPQDRILLSDSKTAFRKDIHNYTNDAETGPAATTPHTHLDEAIEESFPASDPAVLSFADDDAVLIPSAANGNIGRPSKPVKVSDPERGDFVLDHGAVVVAGITSCTNTSNPSVMIGAALLARNAVEKGLASKPWVKTNMAPGSQVVADYYEKAGLWPYLEKLGFFVGGFGCTTCIGNTGPLPDEISKAINDNDLSVTAVLSGNRNFEGRISPDVKMNYLASPPLVIAYALAGTMDFDFETDPLGKDTDGNDVFLKDIWPSAQEIDDTIKSAISRDMFTKSYATVFEGDERWKGLSTPEGDTFAWDENSTYVRKAPYFDGMQMEPSPVEDIKGARVLALLGDSVTTDHISPAGPIKPGTPAAQYLDSHGVERKDYNSLGSRRGNHEVMIRGTFANIRLRNQLLDDVSGGYTRDFTQEGGPQAFIYDASQNYQAAGIPLVVLGGKEYGSGSSRDWAAKGTSLLGVKAVITESFERIHRSNLIGMGVIPLQFPAGESAASLKLDGTETFDIEGITKLNEGVTPKTLKVTATKENGEKVSFDAVVRIDTPGEADYYRNGGILQYVLRNMIRG; from the coding sequence ATGAGTGGAGCTGACGTGACGACAAGTATCGATACTTTCGGCGCCAAGGGCACCCTCGAGGTCGGAAGCAACTCCTACGAGATCTTCCGTCTCTCGGCCGTGCCGGGCACCGAGAAACTCCCCTACGCACTCAAGGTCCTCGCGGAGAACCTGCTCCGTACCGAGGACGGCGCCAACATCACCGCCGATCACATTCGCGCCATTGCGAATTGGGATCCCAACGCCCAGCCCGACACCGAGATCCAGTTCACGCCGGCCCGCGTGATCATGCAGGACTTCACCGGTGTCCCCTGCATCGTCGACCTCGCCACCATGCGTGAGGCCGTCACCGCCCTCGGCGGCGATCCGAGCAAGGTCAACCCGCTCTCGCCCGCCGACATGGTCATCGACCACTCGGTCATCCTCGACGTGTTCGGCCGCGCCGACGCCCTCGAGCGCAACGTCGACCTGGAGTACCAGCGCAACGGCGAGCGCTACCAGTTCCTGCGCTGGGGCCAAGGCGCCTTCGACGACTTCAAGGTCGTCCCGCCGGGCGTCGGCATCGTGCACCAGGTCAACATCGAATATCTGGCGCCCACCGTCATGGTCCGCAACGGCCAGGCCTACCCCGACACCTGTGTCGGCACCGACTCGCACACCACCATGGTCAACGGCCTCGGCGTATTGGGCTGGGGCGTCGGCGGTATCGAGGCCGAGGCGGCCATGCTCGGCCAGCCGGTCTCGATGCTGATCCCGCGCGTGGTCGGCTTCAAGCTGACCGGTGAGATCCAGCCCGGCGTCACCGCCACCGACGTGGTGCTCACCGTCACCGACATGCTGCGCAAGCACGGCGTGGTCGGCAAGTTCGTCGAGTTCTACGGCAAGGGCGTCGCGGAGGTTCCGCTCGCGAACCGCGCCACCCTCGGCAACATGAGCCCCGAATTCGGTTCCACCGCGGCGATCTTCCCGATCGACGAGGAGACCATCAACTACCTGCGCCTGACCGGCCGCACCGACGACCAGCTCGCGCTCGTCGAGGCCTACGCCAAGGAGCAGGGCCTGTGGCACGACGCGGACAACGAGCCCGCCTACTCCGAGTACCTCGAGCTGGACCTGAGCACCGTGGTGCCCTCGATCGCGGGCCCGAAGCGCCCGCAGGACCGAATCCTGCTCTCGGACTCCAAGACCGCGTTCCGCAAGGACATCCACAACTACACCAACGACGCGGAGACCGGCCCCGCCGCGACCACCCCGCACACCCACCTGGACGAGGCCATCGAGGAGTCGTTCCCGGCCTCGGACCCGGCCGTGCTGTCCTTCGCCGACGACGATGCGGTGCTGATCCCGTCCGCCGCCAACGGCAACATCGGCCGTCCGTCCAAGCCGGTCAAGGTGTCGGATCCGGAGCGTGGTGACTTCGTGCTCGATCACGGCGCGGTCGTGGTCGCGGGCATCACCTCCTGCACCAACACCTCCAACCCGTCGGTCATGATCGGCGCGGCCCTGCTGGCCCGCAACGCGGTCGAGAAGGGCCTCGCGTCCAAGCCGTGGGTCAAGACCAACATGGCGCCCGGCTCGCAGGTCGTCGCCGACTACTACGAGAAGGCCGGCCTGTGGCCCTACCTGGAGAAGCTCGGCTTCTTCGTGGGCGGCTTCGGCTGCACCACCTGCATCGGCAACACCGGTCCGCTGCCGGACGAGATCTCCAAGGCGATCAACGACAACGACCTCTCGGTCACCGCGGTGCTCTCGGGCAACCGTAACTTCGAGGGTCGCATCTCCCCCGACGTGAAGATGAACTACCTGGCCTCGCCGCCGCTGGTGATCGCCTACGCGCTCGCGGGAACGATGGACTTCGACTTCGAGACCGACCCGCTGGGCAAGGACACCGACGGCAACGACGTGTTCCTGAAGGACATCTGGCCCTCGGCGCAGGAGATCGACGACACCATCAAGTCGGCGATCAGCCGGGACATGTTCACCAAGTCCTACGCCACCGTCTTCGAGGGCGACGAGCGCTGGAAGGGCCTGAGCACCCCCGAGGGCGACACCTTCGCGTGGGACGAGAACTCGACCTACGTGCGCAAGGCGCCGTACTTCGACGGCATGCAGATGGAGCCGAGCCCGGTCGAGGACATCAAGGGCGCGCGCGTGCTCGCGCTGCTCGGCGACTCGGTCACCACCGACCACATCTCCCCGGCCGGTCCGATCAAGCCGGGCACCCCGGCGGCGCAGTACCTCGACTCGCACGGCGTGGAGCGCAAGGACTACAACTCCCTCGGCTCGCGTCGCGGTAACCACGAGGTGATGATCCGCGGCACCTTCGCCAACATCCGGCTGCGCAACCAGCTGCTCGACGACGTCTCGGGCGGCTACACCCGCGACTTCACCCAGGAGGGCGGCCCGCAGGCGTTCATCTACGACGCGTCGCAGAACTACCAGGCCGCGGGCATCCCGCTGGTCGTGCTCGGCGGCAAGGAGTACGGCTCGGGTTCCTCGCGCGACTGGGCGGCCAAGGGCACCTCGCTGCTCGGCGTGAAGGCCGTGATCACCGAGTCCTTCGAGCGCATCCACCGCTCCAACCTGATCGGCATGGGCGTCATCCCGCTGCAGTTCCCGGCCGGTGAGTCCGCCGCGTCGCTGAAGCTGGACGGCACCGAGACCTTCGACATCGAGGGCATCACCAAGCTGAACGAGGGTGTGACCCCGAAGACCTTGAAGGTGACCGCCACCAAGGAGAACGGCGAGAAGGTCAGCTTCGACGCCGTGGTCCGCATCGACACCCCCGGTGAGGCCGACTACTACCGCAACGGCGGCATCCTGCAGTACGTGTTGCGCAACATGATTCGCGGCTGA
- a CDS encoding TetR/AcrR family transcriptional regulator, which translates to MPKVSEDHLAARRSQILDGARRCFAEYGYEGATVRRLEEEIGLSRGAIFHHFRDKDALFLALAQEDAERMADVAANQGIVQVMRDMLTHPEQFNWLGTRLEIARRLRTDPEFRAGWTQRSAELTAATLARLERRKAAGALRDDVPTDVLLGYLDLVLDGLIARIASGHTNENLTAVLDLVEASVRRRD; encoded by the coding sequence ATGCCCAAGGTCAGTGAAGATCATCTCGCCGCCCGGCGGAGCCAGATTCTCGACGGGGCGCGGCGTTGCTTTGCCGAATACGGGTACGAGGGCGCCACGGTGCGGCGCCTGGAGGAAGAGATCGGCCTGTCCCGGGGCGCCATCTTCCACCACTTCCGGGACAAGGACGCGCTGTTCCTCGCGCTCGCGCAGGAGGACGCCGAGCGCATGGCCGACGTCGCCGCCAATCAGGGCATCGTCCAGGTCATGCGCGACATGCTCACCCACCCCGAACAATTCAACTGGCTCGGCACCCGGCTCGAGATCGCCCGGCGGCTGCGCACCGACCCCGAGTTCCGGGCGGGCTGGACCCAGCGCTCGGCCGAACTCACCGCCGCCACCCTGGCCCGCCTGGAACGCCGCAAGGCGGCGGGCGCGCTGCGCGACGACGTGCCGACCGACGTGCTGCTCGGCTATCTCGACCTGGTGCTCGACGGTCTGATCGCGCGCATCGCCTCCGGTCACACCAACGAAAACCTCACCGCCGTACTGGATCTCGTCGAGGCCTCGGTGCGCCGCCGGGACTGA
- a CDS encoding MarR family winged helix-turn-helix transcriptional regulator — MAEPDPVDAIVGQWQRERPDLELEAMAIVGRLGRLLVVAQRVIEEVFGAHGLQRGEFDVLAALRRSGEPYELNPSVLADTLMLSRAGMTGRLDRLESAGLVRRIADAVDRRSVRVALTAAGRELVDRVVTAHTENETRMLSVLSAADRRELDRIVRILLTSLEKPTPTEP, encoded by the coding sequence ATGGCGGAACCAGATCCGGTCGACGCGATCGTCGGCCAGTGGCAGCGCGAACGACCCGACCTCGAGCTGGAGGCGATGGCGATCGTCGGCCGCCTCGGCAGGCTGCTCGTCGTGGCGCAGCGTGTGATCGAGGAGGTGTTCGGCGCGCACGGATTGCAGCGCGGCGAGTTCGATGTGCTTGCCGCGCTGCGGCGTTCGGGCGAGCCGTACGAACTCAACCCGTCGGTGCTCGCCGACACGCTGATGCTCTCGCGGGCTGGCATGACCGGGCGCCTCGATCGGCTGGAGTCGGCGGGACTGGTGCGCCGGATCGCGGACGCGGTGGACCGGCGGTCGGTGCGGGTCGCCCTCACCGCCGCGGGGCGTGAGCTGGTGGACCGGGTCGTCACCGCGCACACCGAGAACGAGACCCGCATGCTCTCGGTGCTGTCCGCCGCCGACCGTCGCGAACTCGACCGGATCGTGCGGATACTGCTCACCAGCCTGGAGAAGCCCACCCCGACTGAGCCGTAA
- a CDS encoding cupin domain-containing protein, whose amino-acid sequence MRLLLDAADTGGTLSTLEVTMRPGADGAAPHYHTRSDELFYVAEGELQVLAGDRIVTVGAGGSIVVPKLMPHAFGATPDSSARLMIALMPGVQRFEYFRLLDRIAKGESPLSDLAAAQDEFDNHFVDAPHWWAERTANRR is encoded by the coding sequence ATGCGACTGCTGCTCGACGCCGCCGACACCGGCGGCACGCTCAGCACGCTCGAGGTGACCATGCGGCCGGGCGCCGATGGCGCGGCCCCGCACTATCACACCCGCTCGGACGAGCTGTTCTACGTCGCCGAGGGCGAGCTGCAAGTACTGGCGGGCGATCGCATCGTCACGGTCGGCGCGGGCGGCTCTATCGTCGTACCGAAGCTGATGCCGCACGCCTTCGGCGCCACCCCCGACAGTTCCGCGCGCCTGATGATCGCGCTCATGCCCGGCGTGCAGCGCTTCGAATACTTCCGGCTGCTCGACCGCATCGCGAAGGGCGAGTCGCCCCTGTCCGACCTCGCCGCCGCGCAGGACGAGTTCGACAATCACTTCGTCGACGCGCCGCACTGGTGGGCCGAGCGCACGGCCAACCGCCGCTGA
- a CDS encoding acyl-CoA thioesterase gives MTFTIAIVVRGYELDTQGHLNQAVYLQYTEHARWEMLRAAGLPQDKLITAGVGPVVLETNIKYLRELRGGDEVTVDTDIEYSGGKTFTFRHEIRKLDGTVAAEARVVGGLLDLRERKLLPAPAERFGALAERPDLLGL, from the coding sequence ATGACCTTCACCATTGCGATCGTTGTGCGCGGCTACGAACTCGACACGCAGGGCCATCTGAATCAGGCGGTCTATCTGCAGTACACCGAGCACGCGCGGTGGGAGATGTTGCGCGCGGCCGGCCTGCCGCAGGACAAACTGATCACCGCGGGCGTCGGACCGGTCGTGCTGGAGACGAACATCAAATACCTGCGCGAGTTACGCGGCGGCGACGAAGTCACCGTCGACACCGACATCGAATACTCCGGCGGCAAGACCTTCACCTTCCGGCACGAGATCCGCAAACTCGACGGCACCGTCGCGGCCGAGGCGCGCGTGGTCGGTGGACTGCTCGACCTGCGCGAGCGCAAGCTGCTGCCCGCGCCCGCCGAGCGCTTCGGCGCCCTCGCAGAACGCCCCGACCTGCTCGGCCTGTGA